A segment of the Brevibacterium zhoupengii genome:
CTATGAAGGTCCGTCAAGGTCATGCCCTTACCTCCTGAGGAATATTGCCCATCTGGGAATCTTCGGCCTGTGTGCGCATCCACTCGGCGACGCGGGTGCCGGGATTGCCCGCCAGCTCGCTCGGCGATCCGTCTTCGACGATCTGTCCGTCTTCGAGCCACAGCACCCGGTCGAGGCCGCGGATCATGGCCAGATCGTGAGTGATGACGATGCTGGTGCGCCCCTCGGTCAGCATGGAGACCGAGTCTGTGACCTGTCCCCGGGTCGCCGGGTCAAGGCCCGAGGTCGCTTCGTCGAAGACGACGACGGGGGCGTCGCGCACCAGTGCCCTGGCGATGGCCAGACGCTGACGCTGCCCACCGGAGAGAGTGTCGCCGCGGTTGCCCAACACGGTGTCGTAACCGTCGGGCAGTCCTTGGATGAACTCATCGGCTGAGGCGGCACGGGCCGCGGCCTCCACCTCGGCGTCGGTGGCATCCAAGCGACCGTAGCGGATGTTCTCCCGCACGGTTGCGGCGAACAGGACTGATTCCTGCAGAAGCACGGACATGCTCGATCGCAGGGAGGCTCTGGTGACATTGTGCGTGTCGTAGCCGTCGATGAAGATCGATCCCGATTCCGGCTGCGAGAGTCGCAGCAGGTAGCTCATCAGCGTGGATTTCCCGGCTCCTGAAGCGCCGAGGATTCCGACCTTCTGCCCCGCAGGAATGAGCAGATTGAGATCGTCGAACAACGGGTTTCCATGACCGTCGCTCGAGGTGATGCGGTCGAAGACGACATCACCGGCAACGGGCCCCATGGTGAGCGCGCCGGGGGCGTCGGCAATCTCGATCGGCTCGTCGAGGAGGTCGGCGATCCGCTCCCCCGATGCGGTGGCGCGGGCGATCCGGCCGGTGTATTTGGCCATATCGCGCAGCGGCTTCATCGCGATCTTGAGGTACATGAGGAACAGCACCAGATCGCCTGGGGACATGGCCCCGCGCAGCACCTGGTAACTGCCGAAGATGAGCACGAGAGCCTGGGAGATGCCGACGAGCACATCGGTCGAGCGCTCGAGGCCGGCAGCGAGGCGACGTGCTCGCACTCCGGCCTTGAGGGCGCGTTCGTTTCCGTTGGCGAATTCGCGTGCCACGGTGCCTTCGAGTCCGTAGGCCTGGACGACGCGGATGGCGCCGAGGGCCTCAGCTGCGGAGCCGACGAGTCTGCCCTCGCCCTTACGGGTCGAGCGGGAGGCTGTCGTGATCTTCGGGGTCGCGATCTTCGAGAGCACCCCGTAGATCGCGGCCGTGATGAGCACGATGGCGCTGAGGATCGGGTCGAGGATGACCATGACGACGAGGAGGACGGCCAGGGTGATGACGTTGCCCACCAGGGGAAGACCGGCGGTCACCGCCACTTCCTGGAGGCGCCCGATATCGCCGACGAGACGCTGGGAGGTGTCTCCGATCGAAGCCCGCGAGTGGTACTTCAGCGACAGGGCCTGCACATGTTCGAAGACCCGTGAGCGCAGCTGGGTCGCAACCCGGGCACCGACGAGCGCGAAGCAGATGGTCGAGGCATAGTTCGCCACGGCCCTGCCTGCCACGATGACCGCCAGACCGATCGCGGCGGCGGCCAAGGTCATCCCGACGTTGGATCCGACGCCGATGGTCGGCCCGATCTCTGCGCCGAGGGCAGAAGTCACCGCATCGATGGCGATCTTGAGCGGCCACGGTTCGAGGATGCGGAAGATGACGTCGCAGAACAGTGCGGCCAGTCCGCCGAGGATGAGCCATTTGTGCTGGCCCAGGTGCGGTGTGAGGATTCGCAGGGTTCGCTTCAGTGCCCCGGGCGAGATCTTCGTCCGGGACTTCTTCGACCGTGCAGACTGCTCCGGCAGCGGGGTCTGACTCATACCAGCTCCATGACGAACGGTGCCAGGATCTCCTGGCACCGACTGGTCCACGAATGGTGGGCCAGGGCTTCGGATCGGGCGGCAGCACCCATACGTTGGCGCACCTCGGCGTTGTCGATGAGGTTCTGCAGGGCAGCACTCAGGGCACCGGTATCATCGGCGGGCACCAGGGTCGCGGCATCTGTGCCTTCGAGAACTGCGGGGATCGACCCCACCGCTGAGGCGACGATGGGCAGCCCTGCCGCCAGGTACTCGTAGATCTTCAGCGGTGAGAAGTAGTTCTCGCCCGCCGGGTACGGGGCCACGGCGATATCGAAGGTGCGCAGGTGGGCCGGAATCTCTTCGGGGGCCAGCGCACCGTGGAACGTCACACGATCACCGAGGCGAAGAGCCTTCGCCTGCTTCTGCAGAGCCTCCGATTCCGGCCCATGCCCGAGGATGTCGAGATGGAAGTTCCCGTGCAGACCCGCGCAGGCCTCGATCAGCCGATCCGTGCCGTGCCAAGGTTTGAGGGTTCCCACGAATCCGATCCGCACCGCGCGGCTGTCCGTGACGTCTTGCGCGGTCGCGGCGGGGGTGATCCGGTCCGTATTCACACCGTTGGGGACGACCGAGACGTCGCTCAGACCCGGATAGTCCCGGTTCACCCAGCCGGCTACTGCAGCACTGACGCAGACAATCCGCTCGGCTCCGACGAAGCTGTGGGCCGTGGTCCGAGCCGCGTGTTCGTCGTGGACGAGCCCACGATGCTGCTTCTGCTCAGCGAGCAGAGGTGCGTTGACCTCAAGGACCAATGGCACGCCGAGGCGGCTGCTGATTTCGGCTCCAGCCGTGGAGAACAGCGAATACCGTTCATAGACGAGGTCAAAGCCCTGATCGGCTCCCGCATCCGGGTCGGACACGGTGTCGACGACCATATCGGCGAGCATGTCGGACAGTCGCATCAGCGCGATCTCGCGTTGGCCTCGGTCCAGTCCGCGTGGCACCTCGAGGCGGGTGATGTCGACGTCGGCGAGATCGGCTGGGATGTCGTCATCGGTGCGGGTGCAGAAGATGCTGACTTCGTGGCCGAGGCTCCTGAAGGTGCGGACGACTTCTTGCACGTGGACACTTGCGCCCTTGGTGCCGAAGACTCCGATGCCCGGGTCGAGCAGGATGTAGGCGATTCTCATGACACGTACTCCAGTTCGCGGTCAGCTTTCGGTGCGTCTCGGTCAGTGTTCGGTGCGACGCGGTCAGTTTTCGGTGTGATTCGGTCGGCGGTCGGTGCCGCGCGGCCGGCAGCCTGGTCGACCAGCCCGGACAGTTCCCGGGCCTGGGCCGCCGAGTCGTGCAGCCTGCACACCAGATCCCGCGCGGCATCGGTGATCTCTCGCACGGAATCCGGGGCTTCGCGCAGACGGCGGACCACCTCGGCGATGGCGGTGATGATCTGTTCGGGATCGCTCCCGTCGTCGACGAGCCAGCCGGTCTCACCATCGATGATGACCTCAGGCACCGCCGTGACATTGCCGGCCACACAGGGAATTCCGGTGGCCATGCCTTCGAGCAGGACGGTCGGCAGGCCATCGGCGTTGCCGTCGGTGCCGATGACGAAGGGGGCGACGAGAAGGTCGTGGCGGACGAACATCTCGCGGACCTCGGACTGGGTCAGAGCACCGTGCATGTCGACGAGCTCGGTGAGGTGCAGAGCGTCGATGAGCTCACGCAGCTCATCCTCGAGCGGACCAGTGCCGACGAGGTCGAGGTGGCAGGGCAGTCCGCGATCACGCAGCCGGGCAAGTGCAGTGAGCAGATGCCCGAAGCCCTTCTTCTCGACGAGGCGACCGACGGCCAGCAGTGAGGGAATCGCGTGCGCCGCGCCACTTGGTCGCTCGGCGATGGCGGGACGGTAGGGGAAACGCTCAAGTTCGAGACCGTTGCGAACGACGACGATCCGTTCGCTGAGCTCGCGCCCCAGGAGGCGGCGCAGATAGCTGTGGTTGTAGTCGCTGATCGCGATGACGTGGTCGGCGCCTGCGACCTTTCGGCTCAGATCCTCGAATTCGACGCTCTCATGGAAGATGTCCTTCGCATGCGTGGTGAACGAGTAGGGAATAGCTGTCAGGGCTGAGGCGGCTCTGGCCACGGTCGTCGCCACCGACGCGAAGTGGGCGTGGAGGTGGGTGACCTCGTGTTCGAGTGCCAGACGGGCCACGGCAACGGCCTGGACGGCATCGTCGTGGCCGAGTTCGGCAAGGTCACCGAGGTGGGTCTGGAGACCGGAGGCGATCCTCGGATCCTGCATGCTCTCCTGCCAGGTCTGCCAGTAGCTGCGAGCGCTCGAGGGCCGCTCGACGTGGATGACGGGTGCCTTGACCCTGGCCAGCTCCGGGTGGAACCGGGTGTCGGTCGTGGGACGGAGGGAGAAGATGACGAGCTCTTCACCGGCGGCTTCTCTGGCGAGGATTTCGGAGACGATGAAGGTCTCGGAGAACCGGGGATACATCTTCAGCACGTAGGCGCGTCGGACGGAAGGCTTGGTGGGAGTGTGATCAGCCTGCATAGCGAATCTCCTTGATCGAAGTGATGCTGCCACGGCTTGCTGCAGCTGAGTCTGTGCCGATGGGCTCGGCGTCTGTGCCGATGAGTTCGGCGGCGAGATGTGCAATGGTCTGGAGACCGGCAAGGTCGACATTCGAACGGTCGATCGAGTGGCCCACCCGATCTCCGAACCAGTCGTTGAGCCCGGCGACGCTCACCTCGGCGAAGGAGCAGGTGTCGACTGCTCCGACGGCAGCGAGCGCTTCTGCCCGCCGAGGCTGTTCCGCGCGATGGCTGTTGCGGGGGACGACGAGAGCTGGGGTTGGGGTCGCCATCACCTCGCTCAGTGTGTTGTATCCGCCCATGCAGACAACGGCGCTGGCCGAGGCGATGAGTCCGGGAATGTCGTCGCTGTGTCGAATGACTGTCGTCTCCGCCGCGGCTGTGCGTTTGAGTGCTTCGAAGTCTGCGAAATCCATCTGCGGGCCGGTCACCACAAGGTGGGTGTAGCCGGCCGGTGGCTGTGAGCGCACGGCGATCGACGCGAGTTCGGCGCCGTCGGAACCGCCGCCCAGGCACGTGAGAACGAACTTTCCCGGTGTGGTTGTGGCCCGGTCATTGGGGCGTTCCATGGCCAGGTACCCGGTGCATTCGGCGATGCGGGCGAGTTCTGTGGGCACCTCGCCGGTCGTGCGAGGGTCGTAGACGTCAGGATCGCCGTAGATCCAGACTGCGTCGAAGGAGTCCGCAACAGCACCGGGACCGCCCACTCGATTCCATTCGCGCTCGATCACCTTGGGTGAGTCGAGAACCTCACGCAGGCCGAGGACTGTCCTGCATCCGCGGGCACGAACGTGGCGTAGTGCTTCTCTGAGTTCACCGTCGATGCCGAAGGGGTGCCGATCAACGATGAAGAGCTCCGG
Coding sequences within it:
- a CDS encoding ABC transporter ATP-binding protein, whose amino-acid sequence is MSQTPLPEQSARSKKSRTKISPGALKRTLRILTPHLGQHKWLILGGLAALFCDVIFRILEPWPLKIAIDAVTSALGAEIGPTIGVGSNVGMTLAAAAIGLAVIVAGRAVANYASTICFALVGARVATQLRSRVFEHVQALSLKYHSRASIGDTSQRLVGDIGRLQEVAVTAGLPLVGNVITLAVLLVVMVILDPILSAIVLITAAIYGVLSKIATPKITTASRSTRKGEGRLVGSAAEALGAIRVVQAYGLEGTVAREFANGNERALKAGVRARRLAAGLERSTDVLVGISQALVLIFGSYQVLRGAMSPGDLVLFLMYLKIAMKPLRDMAKYTGRIARATASGERIADLLDEPIEIADAPGALTMGPVAGDVVFDRITSSDGHGNPLFDDLNLLIPAGQKVGILGASGAGKSTLMSYLLRLSQPESGSIFIDGYDTHNVTRASLRSSMSVLLQESVLFAATVRENIRYGRLDATDAEVEAAARAASADEFIQGLPDGYDTVLGNRGDTLSGGQRQRLAIARALVRDAPVVVFDEATSGLDPATRGQVTDSVSMLTEGRTSIVITHDLAMIRGLDRVLWLEDGQIVEDGSPSELAGNPGTRVAEWMRTQAEDSQMGNIPQEVRA
- a CDS encoding glycosyltransferase family 4 protein — protein: MRIAYILLDPGIGVFGTKGASVHVQEVVRTFRSLGHEVSIFCTRTDDDIPADLADVDITRLEVPRGLDRGQREIALMRLSDMLADMVVDTVSDPDAGADQGFDLVYERYSLFSTAGAEISSRLGVPLVLEVNAPLLAEQKQHRGLVHDEHAARTTAHSFVGAERIVCVSAAVAGWVNRDYPGLSDVSVVPNGVNTDRITPAATAQDVTDSRAVRIGFVGTLKPWHGTDRLIEACAGLHGNFHLDILGHGPESEALQKQAKALRLGDRVTFHGALAPEEIPAHLRTFDIAVAPYPAGENYFSPLKIYEYLAAGLPIVASAVGSIPAVLEGTDAATLVPADDTGALSAALQNLIDNAEVRQRMGAAARSEALAHHSWTSRCQEILAPFVMELV
- a CDS encoding glycosyltransferase family 4 protein, whose protein sequence is MQADHTPTKPSVRRAYVLKMYPRFSETFIVSEILAREAAGEELVIFSLRPTTDTRFHPELARVKAPVIHVERPSSARSYWQTWQESMQDPRIASGLQTHLGDLAELGHDDAVQAVAVARLALEHEVTHLHAHFASVATTVARAASALTAIPYSFTTHAKDIFHESVEFEDLSRKVAGADHVIAISDYNHSYLRRLLGRELSERIVVVRNGLELERFPYRPAIAERPSGAAHAIPSLLAVGRLVEKKGFGHLLTALARLRDRGLPCHLDLVGTGPLEDELRELIDALHLTELVDMHGALTQSEVREMFVRHDLLVAPFVIGTDGNADGLPTVLLEGMATGIPCVAGNVTAVPEVIIDGETGWLVDDGSDPEQIITAIAEVVRRLREAPDSVREITDAARDLVCRLHDSAAQARELSGLVDQAAGRAAPTADRITPKTDRVAPNTDRDAPKADRELEYVS
- a CDS encoding glycosyltransferase family protein codes for the protein MNSTLRIALFSHDSLGLGHIRRNRALAFALAKALPALTGRRVSGLLIAGNPEATRFDLPAGWDWVILPGVTPAAGGYQPRALASSMEGLSALRKAAIKAILDQQDPELFIVDRHPFGIDGELREALRHVRARGCRTVLGLREVLDSPKVIEREWNRVGGPGAVADSFDAVWIYGDPDVYDPRTTGEVPTELARIAECTGYLAMERPNDRATTTPGKFVLTCLGGGSDGAELASIAVRSQPPAGYTHLVVTGPQMDFADFEALKRTAAAETTVIRHSDDIPGLIASASAVVCMGGYNTLSEVMATPTPALVVPRNSHRAEQPRRAEALAAVGAVDTCSFAEVSVAGLNDWFGDRVGHSIDRSNVDLAGLQTIAHLAAELIGTDAEPIGTDSAAASRGSITSIKEIRYAG